A genomic window from Candidatus Aegiribacteria sp. includes:
- the upp gene encoding uracil phosphoribosyltransferase, with protein METIEFEHPVARDILTNIRNRNTQPDEFRRLAYRLGLMLAVEATRNRGTSPISVETPMEETLGEKCNNHPVIIPVLRAGLGLLLPFQELLPDSPVAFIAMRRDEKTGTAEWLYDSIQNLRGRDVLILDPMLATGGTAAGVIDYLIEKGVEEITLVSVVAAPEGIHRLQGYENLTIITVSVDRELDENWFILPGLGDFGDRLYQGN; from the coding sequence ATGGAAACTATTGAATTTGAGCATCCTGTCGCAAGGGACATCCTGACGAATATTCGGAATCGTAATACCCAGCCTGATGAGTTCAGGAGATTGGCATACAGACTGGGGCTCATGCTTGCCGTTGAAGCGACCAGGAATAGAGGGACTTCACCCATCTCGGTTGAGACTCCGATGGAAGAGACACTGGGCGAGAAATGCAACAATCATCCTGTCATCATCCCTGTACTTCGAGCCGGTCTTGGTCTTCTTCTTCCGTTCCAGGAACTTCTGCCTGATTCACCTGTGGCGTTCATAGCAATGAGACGGGATGAAAAAACCGGAACAGCAGAATGGCTCTATGATTCAATTCAGAATCTGCGAGGCAGAGATGTTCTGATACTTGATCCCATGCTTGCGACAGGGGGAACAGCCGCAGGCGTGATTGATTACCTTATTGAAAAAGGCGTTGAAGAGATTACACTGGTTAGTGTAGTTGCGGCTCCGGAGGGGATACACAGACTCCAGGGATACGAGAATCTTACTATTATCACAGTATCGGTGGACAGGGAACTCGATGAGAACTGGTTCATACTGCCTGGCCTGGGTGACTTTGGTGACAGACTTTATCAGGGTAATTAA
- the mfd gene encoding transcription-repair coupling factor, with amino-acid sequence MKDTDKNPNEWLLDEFFWDSVFSEMLTSLASKDLTIVGGLIASAQSFAAAAAHRLAGPTLLITPSVADSMSMRDDLKSILGNVLYFPAYETLPFEGEPAHPGVISDRVECMDGLLSGNSSTVVVAPASALVKRIPPPEYFSCFRLYRGMRLSIENIENWLLSAGYLREESVWEQARWARRGGIIDVGTYGMDNPIRLEFFGDELESIRTFDQRSQRSIRNLQECRLLPAREAFLSPEHWNLAIETVPDEHPLSEKLWTSNGFPGIEHYLPVFLDHLSGILDYIPDGGTLVLSDPESIVVHMRDSLAFHRDNFISAKLPFEFEKQFFRCDEILENLETFSRILRLEPFPRSEVDVYYKTLPQENFIGHKNEMIRQFMKWTADGCRIAVLCDSEAEQETFAELLPVDTPVDLSVLSISEGFHMPEAGLVILAERRLLSGRRRPERIRKFRGGEGLTDSGDISPGELVVHRRYGIGRFTGLEQVETSGVILDCLAIEYRDGDRLLVPINEIGSVQKFMAPDRINPRLDKIGGTSWTRRVSGARKKAKEIAGRLAMLYARRKAIKREPFAPPGHHVQALERSFPYEETPDQRKTIGKIMGDFAIDCPMDRLVCGDVGYGKTEVAIRAVFRTVDSGFQAAILVPTTVLAEQHYFTFRDRLAEFPVRVEMLSRFRTKQEQKQILADIAVGDIDIIIGTHRILQKDIRFHKLGLLVTDEEHRFGVKQKEYFRELKAGVDTLSMTATPIPRTLHMALSGFRKISIIATPPRDRYPVHTELVGFNARIIAKAVLRELERDGQVFFVHNRIQSIERVREKLESILPEVSIIIGHGQMNPRELEDVMHSFMEGRYDILLCTSIIESGLDLPRVNTIFIDNAQMFGLAELYQLRGRVGRSHHQAYCYLIVPENQKLKPEARNRLDAIRRYTELGSGWNIAMRDLEIRGAGELLGASQHGQMISIGYALFERLIEQEVKRLKGLNLDSDVTIRVEIPDDSFIPPEYIPGVSERVKIYRSVWRVDSEDKIDEWIEYLTDRFGKPEQPVLNCAERARLNYLAGGAGAEEVVISGSKAFIVFSPGTEVSRSAPDGFRTSVRDRKASCFAGFRLSSKVEKTGRIIVSIDFKGVSHDEQIKRTAHFLRLSRKEEISDSVE; translated from the coding sequence ATGAAAGATACAGATAAGAATCCGAACGAATGGCTCTTGGATGAGTTCTTCTGGGATTCGGTATTTTCTGAGATGCTTACGTCGCTGGCATCGAAGGACCTGACCATAGTCGGGGGACTGATCGCATCAGCGCAGTCTTTCGCTGCGGCAGCTGCTCACCGGCTGGCCGGTCCAACACTCCTGATAACTCCTTCAGTGGCTGACTCAATGAGTATGAGAGACGATCTGAAGTCAATACTGGGAAATGTGTTGTATTTCCCGGCGTATGAAACCCTTCCTTTTGAAGGAGAACCTGCACATCCAGGTGTGATATCTGACCGGGTGGAATGCATGGATGGATTACTCTCCGGGAATTCATCAACAGTTGTAGTTGCTCCAGCATCAGCTCTGGTTAAGCGAATTCCCCCTCCTGAGTACTTTTCCTGTTTCAGGCTTTACAGAGGTATGCGTCTATCAATCGAAAATATCGAGAACTGGCTCCTGTCCGCAGGCTATTTAAGAGAAGAGAGTGTATGGGAACAGGCAAGATGGGCTAGACGGGGCGGTATAATTGATGTCGGAACATATGGAATGGATAATCCGATCAGACTGGAGTTCTTCGGAGACGAACTGGAATCCATCCGCACTTTTGACCAGAGATCTCAGCGAAGCATAAGGAACCTCCAGGAATGCAGATTACTCCCCGCAAGGGAAGCATTCCTGTCACCGGAACACTGGAATCTGGCTATCGAAACAGTTCCTGACGAACATCCGTTGAGTGAGAAACTCTGGACTTCAAACGGATTTCCCGGAATTGAGCATTACCTTCCGGTATTCCTTGATCATCTATCCGGTATTCTGGATTACATACCTGATGGCGGAACTCTGGTTCTCTCAGATCCTGAATCCATCGTTGTTCATATGCGGGATTCTCTTGCTTTTCACAGGGATAATTTCATATCAGCGAAGCTTCCTTTTGAGTTTGAGAAACAGTTTTTCAGATGTGATGAAATCCTGGAGAATCTTGAGACCTTCAGTAGAATTCTCAGGCTTGAACCATTTCCCCGGTCTGAAGTTGATGTATACTATAAAACTCTCCCGCAGGAAAACTTCATAGGCCATAAGAATGAAATGATCCGTCAGTTCATGAAGTGGACTGCGGATGGATGCAGAATTGCAGTGCTTTGCGATTCTGAAGCGGAACAGGAAACCTTTGCCGAATTGCTTCCTGTTGACACTCCGGTTGACCTGAGTGTTCTATCGATATCCGAAGGCTTTCATATGCCGGAAGCGGGACTGGTAATCCTCGCTGAGAGGAGATTGCTTTCGGGAAGGCGAAGACCCGAAAGGATAAGAAAATTCAGGGGCGGAGAAGGTCTTACTGATTCAGGGGATATTTCTCCGGGAGAGCTGGTTGTACACAGACGGTACGGTATCGGCAGATTCACGGGTCTTGAACAGGTGGAGACATCCGGCGTGATTCTGGACTGTCTTGCAATCGAATATCGTGATGGAGACCGGCTTCTTGTTCCTATTAACGAAATAGGTTCAGTTCAGAAATTCATGGCCCCTGACAGGATTAATCCCCGGCTCGATAAGATCGGAGGAACGTCATGGACCAGAAGAGTCTCCGGCGCGAGGAAAAAAGCAAAGGAGATTGCAGGAAGACTGGCGATGCTGTATGCCCGCAGGAAAGCGATAAAAAGGGAGCCTTTCGCCCCGCCCGGACATCATGTTCAAGCTCTTGAGAGAAGTTTTCCATATGAGGAAACCCCTGACCAGAGGAAAACAATCGGGAAGATAATGGGTGATTTCGCGATCGATTGCCCGATGGACAGGCTTGTATGCGGTGATGTCGGCTACGGGAAAACTGAAGTTGCAATAAGAGCTGTATTTCGAACCGTTGATTCAGGATTCCAGGCAGCTATACTGGTCCCTACGACAGTTCTTGCCGAGCAGCACTATTTCACATTCAGAGACAGGCTGGCTGAATTTCCCGTGAGAGTTGAAATGCTCAGCAGATTTCGAACGAAGCAGGAGCAGAAACAAATTCTTGCTGATATCGCTGTGGGGGACATCGATATCATCATAGGAACGCATCGAATTCTTCAGAAGGATATACGTTTTCACAAGCTTGGATTACTGGTAACTGATGAAGAACATCGCTTTGGAGTGAAACAGAAGGAATATTTCAGAGAGTTGAAGGCCGGAGTCGATACTCTCTCCATGACTGCGACACCAATTCCGAGAACGCTCCACATGGCTCTGTCAGGTTTTCGAAAAATATCCATTATTGCCACACCTCCAAGAGACAGGTATCCGGTTCACACGGAGCTGGTTGGGTTCAACGCAAGGATAATTGCAAAAGCTGTCCTCCGTGAACTGGAGAGAGACGGCCAGGTGTTCTTCGTCCATAACAGGATTCAATCGATTGAGAGAGTAAGGGAAAAACTGGAATCCATTCTTCCGGAAGTTTCGATTATTATCGGGCATGGACAGATGAATCCGAGGGAACTTGAGGATGTTATGCATTCTTTCATGGAAGGCAGATACGACATCCTTCTCTGCACATCGATTATTGAATCAGGACTCGATCTTCCGCGGGTGAATACGATTTTTATTGATAATGCGCAGATGTTCGGTCTGGCTGAGCTTTACCAGCTGCGGGGAAGAGTTGGAAGAAGTCATCACCAGGCATACTGTTACCTGATTGTGCCGGAGAATCAAAAATTGAAACCGGAGGCCAGGAATCGCCTGGATGCTATCCGCCGTTATACAGAACTGGGGTCCGGCTGGAATATCGCGATGCGTGATCTTGAGATTCGAGGAGCCGGCGAGCTGCTTGGAGCATCTCAGCATGGTCAGATGATTTCGATTGGATACGCGCTCTTCGAGCGTCTGATAGAACAGGAGGTTAAACGGCTGAAAGGTCTGAATCTCGATTCAGATGTTACCATAAGAGTGGAGATACCTGATGATTCGTTCATACCTCCCGAATACATACCGGGTGTATCAGAGAGGGTGAAGATTTACAGAAGCGTCTGGAGAGTGGATTCTGAAGATAAGATAGATGAGTGGATCGAATATCTCACAGACAGATTTGGAAAACCGGAGCAGCCTGTGCTTAATTGTGCTGAAAGGGCACGTCTGAATTACCTCGCCGGGGGAGCAGGAGCGGAAGAAGTTGTTATCAGCGGTTCAAAAGCTTTTATTGTTTTCTCACCGGGAACAGAGGTTTCAAGATCCGCTCCTGACGGTTTCCGAACATCAGTTCGGGACCGCAAAGCTTCTTGCTTTGCTGGTTTCCGATTATCATCGAAAGTGGAGAAGACAGGACGTATTATAGTATCCATCGATTTTAAGGGGGTTTCTCACGACGAACAGATAAAAAGAACTGCTCATTTTTTAAGACTGTCTCGGAAAGAGGAAATTTCAGACAGTGTTGAATAA
- the amrB gene encoding AmmeMemoRadiSam system protein B translates to MIRNPVVAGMFYPSDGEHLSSMIADFMSFSGRKPDSLITGLVSPHAGYVYSGAVAGAAFASAPAGVSTVIILAPSHGYPVHGASVYEGEGYLTPLGVAMIDSEITADLLDSGLSFQAPAHRGEHSAEVQIPFIQTKWPDASIVVILQGSVFNGHSRTLAENLHDVLKNREDILIVASSDLSHYHPYDEAKRMDRKVIDAFVSGDPINLNGVLSSGIEACGGGPMLTLMNYSIIAGSVKFGEIMWDTSATASGDRNSVVGYFAGYTAKEVQE, encoded by the coding sequence ATGATACGGAATCCGGTGGTAGCAGGTATGTTCTACCCGTCAGACGGAGAACATCTGAGTTCGATGATCGCCGATTTCATGTCGTTCTCAGGCAGAAAACCTGACAGCTTAATAACCGGTCTTGTGAGCCCTCATGCAGGATATGTTTACTCCGGTGCAGTGGCTGGAGCCGCATTTGCTTCTGCTCCGGCTGGCGTGAGTACAGTTATTATACTGGCGCCATCGCACGGATATCCGGTTCATGGTGCGTCGGTTTACGAAGGAGAGGGATACTTAACACCGCTTGGTGTCGCAATGATTGACAGTGAAATAACTGCCGATCTGCTGGACTCCGGCCTTTCCTTCCAGGCTCCTGCTCACAGAGGAGAGCATTCAGCAGAAGTTCAGATTCCTTTCATCCAGACAAAGTGGCCTGACGCATCCATCGTTGTTATTCTTCAGGGCTCTGTGTTCAATGGCCATTCGCGAACTCTTGCCGAGAATCTCCACGATGTTCTGAAGAACAGAGAGGATATTCTGATAGTGGCTTCAAGTGACCTTTCACATTACCATCCTTATGACGAAGCGAAGCGAATGGATAGAAAGGTGATCGACGCATTTGTCAGTGGAGATCCGATTAATCTGAATGGTGTTCTTTCAAGCGGAATCGAGGCATGCGGAGGCGGCCCCATGCTTACGCTAATGAATTACTCCATAATTGCCGGTTCTGTTAAATTCGGTGAAATCATGTGGGATACATCCGCGACAGCCAGCGGAGATAGAAACTCCGTTGTAGGATATTTTGCCGGTTACACCGCAAAGGAGGTTCAGGAATAA
- a CDS encoding diguanylate cyclase: MRDIEDLNKNQHMREKLLEITAELAEQKLINSSLQDELNSLNLVFRNSVDILLIVNPETVRITRASDAAEILLGYNPAELVGKMLMDILPDASGVEPDTTRTAVPKIMDGVFLDQKMKCRDGSIRKMDMTSNLVSGNGHNAILLSFRDTAERRRFQREMKKRNSALDGALSAMIIFDTDWKIDYANRKAAIYWKLDTSDIADLDISTLIPDKSCLQTMKQAISENSEWEDDIDCIRNDGSVFYAHVTSTAVSDEQDKLWYVLSFVDITKQKKLEEQLRDMSLHDELTGLYNRRGFMTVGRQLLESSIRSNPEIGLLFVDLDNLKLINDKLGHQAGDRAIIETAYILRNTFRESDITARMGGDELVALFLGAPFIDQKSFKTRIHSSINELNDKGNLPFKLSLSCGYASTILDENTSLEELLSRADSLMYSDKLLHRNSR; the protein is encoded by the coding sequence TTGCGAGATATTGAAGATTTGAACAAAAATCAGCATATGCGTGAAAAACTGCTTGAAATCACCGCTGAACTTGCGGAACAGAAACTTATTAACTCATCTCTTCAGGATGAACTCAACAGTCTTAACCTTGTTTTCCGGAACTCAGTCGATATTCTCCTGATTGTCAATCCTGAAACCGTCCGCATCACTCGAGCAAGCGATGCTGCTGAAATACTGCTGGGGTACAATCCAGCCGAGCTTGTTGGAAAAATGTTGATGGATATCCTCCCCGATGCATCCGGTGTTGAGCCTGACACAACTCGAACCGCTGTTCCGAAAATCATGGACGGTGTCTTTCTCGATCAGAAGATGAAGTGCAGAGACGGCTCGATCAGAAAGATGGACATGACATCGAATCTGGTCAGCGGAAACGGCCATAACGCTATTCTGTTATCATTCCGGGACACCGCCGAAAGGAGGCGGTTCCAAAGAGAAATGAAAAAGAGAAACAGCGCACTGGATGGCGCCCTCAGCGCGATGATTATTTTCGATACAGACTGGAAAATTGACTACGCCAACCGTAAGGCAGCGATATACTGGAAACTTGATACAAGTGATATCGCGGATCTGGACATCTCGACACTCATACCCGACAAAAGCTGTCTCCAAACCATGAAACAGGCTATTTCGGAGAACAGCGAATGGGAAGATGACATCGACTGCATAAGGAACGATGGTTCCGTTTTTTACGCTCATGTTACATCCACTGCGGTATCTGATGAACAGGATAAGCTCTGGTACGTTCTCTCATTTGTCGATATTACAAAACAGAAGAAACTGGAAGAACAGCTCAGAGATATGTCACTTCACGATGAACTAACCGGTCTGTACAACAGACGGGGTTTCATGACTGTAGGGCGACAGCTGCTTGAATCTTCGATTCGATCAAATCCAGAAATAGGGCTTCTCTTTGTTGATCTGGATAATCTGAAACTGATCAACGATAAGTTGGGTCATCAAGCCGGTGATAGAGCCATAATCGAGACGGCATACATACTCAGAAATACTTTTCGAGAATCGGATATTACAGCAAGGATGGGTGGAGACGAACTCGTTGCTCTTTTCCTTGGCGCTCCCTTCATTGATCAGAAATCATTCAAAACCAGAATCCACTCCAGCATTAATGAATTAAACGATAAGGGAAATCTTCCATTCAAGCTCTCGCTCAGCTGCGGCTATGCTTCTACAATACTTGATGAGAATACATCTCTTGAGGAACTTCTCAGCAGGGCTGATTCACTTATGTACTCCGACAAGCTTCTCCACAGAAACAGCAGGTAA
- a CDS encoding AAA family ATPase, with protein sequence MKRQGIYIAGSDMNAGKTTFSLGLISWLCEHLDRGASFMKPLGQKTTLLDGASVGEDSFLVNTSLGLNSELKYAAPFAMSSGASEKFLEEGHPVNISGKIQKAFRHLEADSDIVVVEGTGHPGVGSVFGLCNASVASLLDIPVLLVLDAGIGKTIDRFALCNSLFHDRNIPLLGVVVNRVRKSKMEKVKRFLDPWFSERGIPVFGYIPYVSSIARPSLSMLGRELDLEAVISWKPDPHMPVEGFITAFGNIREILSDVIESPGSALLISATRLEVIDALITRRLSGALEKGPGAIVICGSFAGHDSYLVEACRKLDIPLYRTAKSAGDSASVLNRRVFKVEPGESVKISEIVEIVRENVDLAGILEALRSPMTVPGLPKQTAMSRARSWFSRLFRG encoded by the coding sequence ATGAAACGGCAGGGTATTTATATAGCTGGCAGTGACATGAATGCGGGAAAGACCACATTCTCTCTTGGACTGATCTCCTGGCTTTGTGAGCATCTTGATCGGGGAGCATCCTTCATGAAGCCGCTTGGTCAGAAAACAACTTTGCTGGATGGGGCTTCCGTCGGTGAGGATTCCTTTCTTGTAAATACTTCACTGGGGCTGAATAGTGAGTTGAAGTACGCAGCTCCCTTTGCAATGTCTTCCGGTGCTTCCGAGAAATTTCTCGAGGAAGGACATCCGGTCAATATCAGCGGGAAGATACAGAAGGCTTTCAGACATCTGGAAGCGGATTCCGATATTGTTGTTGTCGAGGGTACAGGGCATCCCGGCGTTGGTTCCGTATTCGGTCTGTGCAATGCAAGCGTGGCCAGTCTGCTTGACATACCGGTTCTGCTTGTTCTTGATGCAGGTATCGGAAAAACAATTGACAGATTTGCTTTATGCAACAGTCTCTTTCATGACAGGAATATTCCCCTTCTCGGAGTTGTTGTTAATCGTGTTCGGAAAAGCAAAATGGAAAAGGTGAAAAGGTTTCTGGATCCATGGTTTTCCGAAAGAGGAATACCGGTATTCGGGTATATCCCGTACGTTTCCTCCATCGCGAGACCGTCACTGAGCATGCTTGGCAGAGAACTCGATCTTGAAGCGGTTATTTCCTGGAAGCCCGATCCCCATATGCCTGTAGAGGGATTTATCACAGCGTTTGGAAACATCAGAGAAATTCTCTCCGATGTTATCGAAAGTCCTGGCAGCGCTCTGCTTATCAGCGCAACCAGGCTTGAAGTTATTGATGCTCTGATAACAAGAAGATTGTCAGGTGCACTTGAAAAAGGACCTGGCGCGATAGTGATCTGCGGTTCGTTCGCAGGACATGATTCATATCTGGTTGAAGCATGCAGAAAACTTGATATACCTCTGTACAGAACAGCAAAAAGCGCTGGAGATTCCGCTTCAGTATTAAACAGGCGAGTATTCAAAGTTGAACCGGGAGAATCGGTTAAAATTTCCGAGATCGTGGAGATTGTTCGGGAGAATGTTGATCTCGCAGGAATTCTGGAGGCCCTTCGTTCACCTATGACTGTTCCTGGATTACCGAAACAGACTGCTATGTCCAGAGCGCGATCATGGTTTTCAAGACTATTCAGGGGATAA
- the tyrS gene encoding tyrosine--tRNA ligase: MGLLRKLSQRGLVYQMTAEEKLSELLDGPSLSFYIGFDPTAGSLHLGHLVPIMIARHLQMGGHRPILLVGGATALVGDPSERSLERTFESKETVSNWAESIGKQLEHFLEFNDSEHGAVLLDNYEWLSKLNHIDFLRDIGRHFSVNRMLSAESVKLRLESGISFLEFGYSLLQAYDYLHLYRNFACVLQVGGSDQWGNIVSGIDLVRRVEQNEVWGFTCPLVTTASGEKMSKTQAGGAIWLDPELTSPYEYYQFWINVDDKDAVYFLRLYTFLPGDEIDELALLTGADIRQVKEKLAFEATVLAHGREEALKAEKASRALFAGQGDQEDVPTLEIPKTRLNNGISCLDLFVETGLCPSRSEVRRMAKQGGLYIDNNRIEDPLENLDPQSTNKSILLRAGKKRYYRVNFS; encoded by the coding sequence GTGGGACTATTGCGAAAACTCAGTCAAAGAGGTCTTGTTTACCAGATGACCGCCGAGGAGAAACTGTCCGAGCTTTTAGACGGACCTTCACTGAGTTTCTATATCGGTTTTGACCCTACGGCAGGGAGCCTTCACCTGGGACACCTTGTACCGATCATGATTGCACGTCATCTTCAAATGGGAGGACACAGACCCATACTGCTTGTCGGTGGAGCTACCGCACTTGTTGGAGATCCGTCCGAAAGAAGCCTGGAGAGAACCTTTGAATCAAAGGAAACAGTATCGAACTGGGCTGAATCGATCGGAAAACAGCTGGAGCATTTCCTTGAATTCAATGACAGTGAACATGGAGCGGTTCTGCTTGATAATTATGAATGGCTCAGTAAACTGAATCATATTGACTTTTTAAGAGATATCGGGCGTCACTTCAGCGTGAACCGGATGCTTTCCGCGGAATCGGTCAAGCTTAGACTGGAGAGCGGTATTTCCTTCCTTGAATTCGGCTACAGCCTCCTTCAGGCTTATGATTATCTGCATCTGTACCGAAATTTCGCATGCGTGCTTCAGGTGGGCGGTTCCGATCAGTGGGGTAATATCGTTTCCGGAATTGATCTTGTCAGGCGCGTTGAGCAAAATGAGGTATGGGGTTTCACATGTCCTCTGGTAACTACCGCTTCAGGTGAAAAAATGAGCAAGACCCAGGCCGGCGGAGCCATCTGGCTCGATCCGGAACTGACAAGCCCGTACGAATACTACCAGTTCTGGATAAACGTAGATGACAAGGACGCAGTCTATTTTCTCAGGCTTTACACTTTCCTGCCCGGAGATGAAATCGATGAGCTGGCCCTTCTGACCGGAGCAGATATCCGGCAAGTAAAGGAAAAACTTGCGTTCGAAGCAACAGTCCTCGCGCATGGGAGAGAAGAAGCTCTCAAAGCGGAGAAAGCCTCGCGCGCACTCTTCGCAGGACAGGGAGATCAGGAAGATGTACCAACGCTTGAAATTCCGAAGACAAGGCTGAATAATGGGATCAGCTGTCTTGATCTTTTCGTTGAAACAGGTCTCTGTCCGAGCAGAAGCGAAGTGAGAAGAATGGCGAAACAGGGCGGTCTGTACATAGATAATAATCGTATTGAAGATCCTCTTGAGAACCTTGATCCGCAAAGCACAAATAAAAGCATTCTGCTGAGAGCAGGCAAGAAAAGGTACTACAGGGTCAACTTCAGCTAA
- the amrA gene encoding AmmeMemoRadiSam system protein A: protein MTDSACRKRILDLARRSVEAAAAGKQLPDIPSGDVFEREGGAFVTLRKDGLLRGCIGHFTGTGSLGQTVIEMAASAAVSDPRFPKVSPEDVDGIDLEISLLSPMILTRAENVVPGIHGIYIKSGFRAGTLLPQVAIEQRWDRETFLSHTCLKAGLSPDCFRQEDVQIYTYTAEVFGESEEGADSE from the coding sequence ATAACTGATTCTGCCTGCAGAAAGAGAATACTGGATCTTGCAAGAAGGTCTGTTGAAGCTGCAGCAGCCGGAAAACAGCTTCCGGACATACCATCGGGAGATGTCTTTGAAAGGGAAGGCGGCGCTTTTGTTACTCTCAGGAAGGATGGCTTACTCAGGGGTTGTATAGGCCATTTTACAGGAACGGGTTCTCTGGGACAGACCGTGATTGAAATGGCGGCTTCAGCTGCCGTTAGCGATCCGAGGTTTCCGAAGGTCAGTCCCGAGGACGTGGATGGAATTGATCTGGAGATTTCCCTTTTAAGCCCGATGATCCTGACCAGAGCGGAAAATGTAGTTCCAGGAATTCACGGTATCTATATCAAATCAGGATTCCGAGCCGGAACTCTGCTTCCACAGGTTGCCATCGAGCAGAGATGGGACAGAGAAACCTTCCTTTCACATACATGTCTCAAGGCGGGACTGTCACCGGACTGTTTTCGTCAGGAAGATGTTCAGATATACACATACACAGCCGAAGTATTCGGCGAATCGGAGGAAGGGGCTGATTCTGAATGA
- a CDS encoding M23 family metallopeptidase, whose product MRSRLILVLLFILGAVATFIFGKPHNDRTGDEWFFHESYSELTHVIDSLNAILADTLSIRIACVEEDGTLGGLLFATGIEGSRYLNCCSIFLDSLGWTSVHVGDTLEAVYSRGLLWEVKARPRRSRGYYSIIFEGTPEPSRWQWVPEERWTRLRAVTLDVRSSVWESIEGGGVPYDLTPSGHIITARDSIRKIAFIKEFENELANRLFVYDIDFYHDVQPGDKVWVLLEETRYPGSSETSFNRIIAAKYDFSLGGMTEALPFFHQPDSLAPGGTSVILDHYHRDGASLRTMFLKMPVPFGRISSEYSSARMHPVLGYTRAHRGIDYAAPMGTEIYAVGDGVITVRGVLGGYGNMVRVRHANGYETGYGHMSRFASGMSIGSYVRQGDVIGYIGSTGLSTGPHIHFEMKKNGAFVNPATEILPPADPLEGENLDTFIKQLPILENAWSLMAGNGIPLPQQEGSSSINASP is encoded by the coding sequence ATGCGCTCCAGACTGATTCTGGTGCTGTTATTCATCCTGGGAGCAGTTGCAACTTTTATTTTTGGTAAACCGCATAATGATAGAACAGGTGACGAGTGGTTCTTTCACGAGAGCTATTCCGAGCTGACTCACGTTATCGATTCACTTAACGCGATACTGGCTGATACGCTTTCTATCAGAATTGCCTGCGTGGAAGAGGACGGAACTCTTGGCGGACTCCTTTTCGCAACCGGGATTGAAGGAAGCAGATACTTGAATTGCTGTTCTATATTCCTTGACAGCCTTGGATGGACATCCGTACATGTGGGAGATACGCTGGAAGCCGTGTATTCAAGAGGTTTACTATGGGAAGTGAAAGCAAGACCGAGGAGAAGTCGCGGCTATTACAGCATCATCTTTGAGGGTACTCCGGAGCCTTCGAGATGGCAATGGGTTCCCGAGGAACGCTGGACACGTCTTCGGGCGGTAACGCTTGATGTAAGAAGCTCCGTATGGGAGAGTATCGAGGGTGGAGGAGTACCGTATGATCTTACACCGTCAGGGCATATCATCACAGCACGAGATTCAATTAGAAAGATTGCTTTTATTAAAGAATTCGAGAATGAGCTTGCGAACAGACTGTTTGTGTACGATATAGATTTTTATCATGATGTTCAGCCAGGTGATAAGGTGTGGGTTCTTCTTGAAGAGACACGATATCCGGGCTCATCAGAGACGTCGTTTAACAGAATAATAGCAGCTAAGTACGATTTCAGCCTTGGCGGTATGACAGAAGCTTTGCCGTTCTTTCACCAGCCTGATTCATTAGCTCCAGGAGGTACTTCGGTTATTCTGGATCATTATCACCGTGATGGTGCCTCACTCAGAACGATGTTTCTGAAAATGCCTGTACCATTCGGCAGGATCAGTTCTGAGTATTCAAGCGCTCGGATGCATCCTGTTCTTGGATATACGAGAGCGCACAGGGGAATAGACTACGCAGCCCCGATGGGAACGGAGATATACGCCGTGGGAGATGGTGTGATCACTGTCCGTGGAGTTCTCGGCGGTTACGGTAACATGGTTCGTGTTCGTCATGCAAACGGGTACGAAACAGGATACGGACATATGAGCCGATTCGCGTCAGGTATGTCAATTGGATCCTATGTGAGGCAGGGTGACGTAATCGGCTACATTGGCAGCACAGGTCTTTCAACCGGTCCTCATATACATTTCGAGATGAAGAAAAACGGAGCATTCGTAAACCCCGCTACGGAGATTCTCCCACCGGCAGATCCTCTTGAGGGAGAAAACCTCGACACATTCATCAAGCAGCTGCCCATACTTGAGAATGCGTGGTCTCTCATGGCTGGAAATGGAATACCGTTACCTCAGCAGGAAGGTTCATCCAGCATCAACGCATCACCTTAA